Proteins from one Bacteroides zhangwenhongii genomic window:
- a CDS encoding SMI1/KNR4 family protein gives MELEFNNKSESITAKDIADVERKNKFIFPQEIKSFLLANNGGQPNKTIYTQNSQDYVVDFFLPIKSTEFEDLTYSATITDLSDIIPNTVIPFAIDPFGNYFVFDKAEGKIYFLEMEEVALSLLASDFESFISSLKKE, from the coding sequence ATGGAACTTGAATTTAACAATAAATCAGAATCAATTACAGCTAAGGATATAGCTGATGTTGAGCGGAAAAACAAATTTATTTTCCCGCAGGAAATCAAATCGTTCCTTCTTGCCAATAACGGAGGTCAACCAAATAAAACGATATACACTCAAAATAGTCAGGATTATGTGGTGGATTTCTTTCTGCCCATAAAGTCCACAGAATTTGAAGACTTGACGTATTCGGCGACAATAACTGATTTGAGTGATATAATCCCGAATACTGTAATACCATTTGCTATAGATCCATTCGGCAATTATTTCGTTTTTGACAAAGCTGAAGGTAAAATCTATTTCTTGGAAATGGAAGAAGTAGCTCTTTCCTTATTGGCGAGTGATTTTGAATCGTTTATTTCATCATTAAAAAAGGAATGA
- a CDS encoding ankyrin repeat domain-containing protein produces the protein MSTKYNEEAEDLMFELFDEDDFTKVISFVDKYGCDFVDRDGRNLLMNFIVEGKSTFAIELIKQYKMNGLNLDLQDDSGWTALHFAAQENSPEIIELLAGSKANLNIQEENGRTPLFIAIFDRNDKSAITLLENGADITVNNNSGVSPMSFVTKKVKKWINENLITNSKPTE, from the coding sequence ATGAGTACAAAATATAACGAAGAAGCAGAAGATCTGATGTTTGAATTATTCGACGAAGATGATTTTACAAAAGTCATATCATTTGTGGATAAGTATGGATGTGATTTTGTGGATAGAGATGGAAGAAATCTATTAATGAATTTCATTGTCGAAGGAAAGAGTACGTTTGCCATTGAACTAATAAAGCAATACAAAATGAATGGTTTGAATTTGGATTTGCAAGATGACTCTGGGTGGACGGCGTTGCATTTCGCTGCTCAAGAGAATAGCCCGGAAATTATAGAACTTCTTGCAGGGTCAAAGGCAAACTTAAATATCCAAGAAGAAAATGGTCGTACCCCGCTATTCATTGCCATTTTTGATAGAAATGACAAATCTGCGATTACATTATTGGAAAATGGTGCAGATATAACAGTGAATAATAATTCAGGTGTTTCTCCAATGTCATTTGTAACGAAAAAAGTAAAGAAATGGATAAATGAGAATTTGATAACAAACAGCAAACCGACTGAATAA
- a CDS encoding DUF7716 domain-containing protein has product MKELELRKPYRLQEIIEIVSKNIANNGFTDSNYCLYSNEGTAQLNQLCYLELYPTIDDNDEEVYPDFVRDKSLDLFYYGQQFEDVLMSVFDQKETASINDYIDALNYYMENDTFMDF; this is encoded by the coding sequence ATGAAAGAATTAGAATTAAGAAAACCATATCGTTTACAAGAAATTATCGAAATAGTTTCTAAAAATATAGCTAATAATGGCTTCACTGACTCTAACTATTGCTTATACTCCAATGAGGGTACAGCCCAATTGAATCAATTATGCTATTTGGAACTATATCCTACGATAGATGATAATGATGAGGAAGTATATCCAGATTTTGTAAGAGATAAGTCTTTGGATTTATTTTATTACGGGCAACAATTTGAAGATGTATTGATGTCCGTATTTGATCAAAAAGAAACTGCATCAATTAATGACTATATTGATGCGTTGAACTATTATATGGAAAATGATACGTTTATGGATTTCTGA
- a CDS encoding ankyrin repeat domain-containing protein encodes MKKLFDAINKGDFDTVKQVIEKNPVLINSIEKGWRKRDEGLCPLRIAIKNCHYDIVCFLIDAGANVNDYTPKDDMYISHQAVYTAVTHCIPKYGLQCGTYEDSLKILKYLIEHRMDINLTDNKGVNSFFHGVNLSHSMIHSTSDMFESDLPDTLIWNPEFDVNIAYQRFKEVFTLLLEHGANTDIPDYWKEQSASWEGFNAKIKWAKNLLNLCNREK; translated from the coding sequence ATGAAGAAGTTATTTGATGCGATAAATAAAGGAGATTTCGATACAGTTAAGCAAGTGATAGAAAAAAATCCTGTTCTTATCAATAGCATAGAAAAAGGATGGCGCAAAAGGGATGAAGGTTTGTGCCCTTTACGCATAGCAATCAAGAATTGTCACTATGATATTGTCTGTTTCTTAATAGATGCGGGTGCGAATGTAAATGACTATACTCCCAAAGATGATATGTATATAAGTCACCAAGCTGTCTATACCGCTGTTACACATTGCATACCCAAATATGGGTTACAATGCGGTACATACGAAGATTCTTTAAAAATATTGAAGTATCTTATTGAACATCGGATGGACATCAACCTTACAGATAACAAGGGGGTTAATAGTTTCTTTCATGGAGTAAATCTCTCTCACTCAATGATACATTCGACATCGGATATGTTTGAATCCGATCTGCCTGATACTCTAATTTGGAATCCGGAATTTGATGTAAATATAGCTTATCAAAGATTCAAAGAAGTATTCACACTCCTTTTGGAGCATGGTGCCAATACTGATATCCCTGATTATTGGAAAGAGCAGTCTGCATCTTGGGAGGGGTTTAATGCAAAAATCAAATGGGCTAAGAATTTATTAAATCTATGCAATAGAGAAAAGTAG
- a CDS encoding leucine-rich repeat domain-containing protein: MEKYKVDYSEFSYFKGITIDFDSLEEGLDYAQRHNIKDVLVRSEKNDIKRVVNFDFLNGRDFIQTFHWIVSLSKRSNITGLYHLSKLKDFRWGVDNNFDLDLSLFPVLEKVNISYDAKISGWEMLHQLNWLQLSKVRTDNLSFLEKTISLQYLRIIGGSFTSIEGLEKCVNLKTLFLQRCTALTNLKPTIASLYNLERLNLEACRKVSVEELKGIAVRYISVI; this comes from the coding sequence ATGGAAAAATACAAAGTAGATTATAGTGAGTTTTCTTATTTTAAAGGCATAACGATAGATTTTGATTCTTTAGAAGAAGGTCTTGATTATGCCCAAAGACATAATATCAAAGATGTTTTAGTCCGCTCTGAAAAGAATGATATAAAAAGAGTTGTAAACTTTGATTTTCTAAATGGGCGGGATTTTATACAAACATTTCATTGGATCGTTTCTCTTTCTAAAAGGTCGAACATTACTGGATTATATCATCTTTCAAAACTGAAAGATTTCCGTTGGGGAGTAGATAATAATTTTGACTTGGATTTATCTCTTTTTCCAGTATTAGAGAAAGTCAATATCAGTTATGATGCAAAAATCAGTGGTTGGGAAATGCTGCATCAATTAAATTGGCTTCAGCTAAGCAAAGTTAGGACAGACAACCTTTCATTTTTAGAAAAGACCATTAGTTTACAGTATTTGCGTATTATCGGAGGTTCATTTACTTCGATCGAAGGTTTGGAAAAGTGTGTCAATCTAAAAACTCTTTTTCTACAAAGGTGTACGGCTCTCACAAACCTAAAACCAACAATCGCAAGTTTGTATAATTTAGAGAGATTGAATTTAGAAGCATGCCGAAAAGTCAGTGTAGAAGAACTCAAAGGCATTGCTGTCAGATATATATCAGTAATTTGA
- a CDS encoding DUF4948 family protein, translating to MKIPITILLLASLFAASCGEPPMPPSDEEMIRHFTTHEVAFRKVYEIMAESSEGSFHYPPLSPEEVIILDSMEQSDTSHETNDEQDIPVYGLLKPERILLDSLLSEIGCGFILVDRREWGTADSVYVSLVMPYYSHGIVDAGTSKSFVYDPGLRSRRNIRITEHGDLNEIYRRTYNDTTLYKPIKGNWYIELDHSI from the coding sequence ATGAAAATACCCATCACAATCCTGCTTTTAGCAAGCCTGTTTGCCGCAAGTTGCGGAGAGCCGCCCATGCCACCGAGCGACGAGGAAATGATACGCCATTTCACCACGCACGAGGTGGCGTTCCGTAAGGTGTACGAAATCATGGCAGAGAGTTCAGAAGGTAGTTTTCACTACCCGCCGCTTTCTCCGGAAGAGGTTATTATACTTGATTCAATGGAGCAAAGCGATACATCCCATGAAACGAATGATGAACAAGACATCCCGGTATATGGACTGTTGAAGCCGGAGCGAATCCTACTCGACTCCCTGTTATCAGAAATTGGATGCGGTTTTATCCTTGTTGATCGCAGGGAATGGGGAACGGCAGATTCGGTATATGTGAGCCTCGTTATGCCGTACTACTCCCACGGCATCGTGGATGCCGGAACGTCCAAGAGTTTCGTTTACGATCCCGGATTGAGAAGCCGTCGGAATATCCGTATCACCGAACATGGCGACCTGAACGAGATCTACCGCAGGACGTACAACGACACCACGCTTTACAAGCCCATCAAGGGAAACTGGTACATCGAGTTAGACCATTCGATATAA
- a CDS encoding Imm17 family immunity protein, producing the protein MTVTDIYEAMNSKAETFFEWLQAHPQYGLLFGVGLLALWLAGLLFRWKWACHWQFNSKLWLFDDCKPETRRRVQIVLVSVLIILILVGFFVWR; encoded by the coding sequence ATGACAGTTACCGATATATACGAAGCAATGAACAGCAAGGCGGAAACGTTTTTCGAGTGGTTGCAGGCTCACCCGCAATACGGGTTGCTGTTTGGTGTCGGGTTGCTTGCCCTATGGCTTGCAGGGTTGCTGTTCCGTTGGAAATGGGCGTGTCATTGGCAGTTTAACAGCAAACTGTGGTTATTTGACGATTGCAAGCCTGAAACACGCCGCAGGGTTCAGATTGTGTTGGTCAGCGTTCTGATTATACTTATATTGGTTGGTTTCTTTGTATGGAGATAA
- the mobC gene encoding conjugal transfer protein MobC, with protein sequence MQQEDDLRGLAKTMDFMRALSILFVVINIYWFCYGQIREWGINIGVVDRILLNFDRTAGLFRNILWTKLFAVVFLALSCLGTKGVKEEKITWRKITASLATGGVLFFFNWWLLDLPLTATANAAFYILTLSAGYICLLMGGVWMSRLLKNNLMDDPFNNENESFQQETRLIENEYSINLPTKFYYNKQWNNGFANVVNPQRACICMGSPGSGKSYCVVNQFIKQQIEKGYTQYIYDYKFPDLSEIAYNHLLNHQKGYKKIPTFYVINFDDPRRSHRCNPIHPDFMTDISDAYESAYTIMLNLNRSWVQKQGDFFVESPIILFAAVIWFLRIYDNGRYCTFPHAIEFLNKRYEDIFPILTSYPELENYLSPFMDAWLGGAQDQLQGQIASAKIPLSRMISPQLYWVMSGDDFTLDINNPDDPKILCVGNNPDRQNIYGAALGLYNSRIVKLINKKGQLKSGIIIDELPTIYFKGLDNLIATARSNKVAVLLCFQDFSQLKRDYGDKEAAVVMNTVGNIFSGQVVGETAKTLSERFGKVLQKRQSMTLSRSDKSTSISTQLDSLIPASKISTLTQGMFVGAVADNFDERIEQKIFHCEIVVDNEKVKAETARYKKIPQITDFTDENGTDHMKQVVQENYERIKAEAGRIVAEELERIKNDPVLCKLLPEQN encoded by the coding sequence ATGCAACAGGAAGACGACCTTCGGGGTCTTGCAAAAACAATGGATTTCATGCGGGCATTGAGTATCTTGTTCGTGGTTATCAACATCTACTGGTTCTGCTACGGGCAGATACGGGAATGGGGAATCAATATCGGCGTGGTCGATAGGATTCTGCTGAACTTCGACCGCACCGCGGGGCTGTTCCGGAATATACTATGGACGAAACTTTTCGCCGTCGTGTTCCTCGCCCTTTCATGCCTCGGGACAAAAGGAGTAAAAGAGGAGAAAATTACCTGGCGGAAAATCACGGCATCGCTGGCCACGGGAGGCGTGCTGTTCTTCTTCAACTGGTGGCTGCTGGACTTGCCGCTGACGGCAACGGCGAACGCGGCTTTCTACATACTGACCCTATCGGCCGGGTATATCTGCCTCTTGATGGGCGGCGTGTGGATGTCCCGCCTGCTGAAGAACAATCTCATGGATGACCCTTTCAACAACGAGAACGAATCATTCCAGCAGGAAACACGCCTGATCGAGAACGAGTACTCCATAAATCTGCCGACGAAATTTTACTATAACAAACAGTGGAACAACGGGTTCGCCAACGTCGTAAACCCGCAAAGGGCTTGCATCTGCATGGGAAGCCCGGGCAGCGGGAAGAGTTATTGTGTTGTAAACCAGTTTATTAAACAGCAAATCGAAAAGGGCTATACCCAATACATCTATGACTACAAGTTTCCCGATCTTTCGGAAATCGCCTACAACCACCTGCTGAATCACCAGAAAGGTTACAAGAAAATCCCGACTTTCTACGTCATAAATTTCGACGACCCGCGCCGCTCGCACCGCTGTAACCCCATTCACCCGGACTTCATGACCGATATTTCGGACGCCTACGAGAGCGCCTATACCATCATGCTCAACCTGAACCGAAGTTGGGTGCAGAAGCAGGGCGATTTTTTTGTGGAAAGCCCCATTATCCTTTTCGCGGCCGTGATCTGGTTCCTGCGCATCTACGACAACGGGCGGTATTGTACCTTCCCGCACGCCATCGAGTTCCTGAACAAGCGGTACGAGGATATTTTCCCGATTCTGACATCCTACCCGGAACTCGAAAACTACCTCAGCCCCTTTATGGATGCCTGGCTCGGAGGCGCTCAAGACCAGCTCCAGGGCCAGATAGCATCGGCCAAAATTCCGCTTTCCCGCATGATTTCGCCCCAGCTATATTGGGTCATGTCGGGCGATGACTTCACGCTCGACATCAATAACCCGGACGATCCCAAGATACTCTGCGTGGGGAACAATCCCGACAGGCAAAACATTTACGGAGCGGCTTTGGGATTGTATAATTCCCGGATTGTCAAGCTCATAAATAAGAAAGGCCAGCTCAAATCGGGCATCATCATCGACGAGCTGCCGACAATCTACTTCAAGGGACTCGACAACCTGATCGCCACGGCCAGAAGCAACAAGGTCGCCGTGCTGCTGTGCTTCCAGGATTTTTCACAGTTGAAGAGGGACTACGGGGACAAGGAGGCCGCCGTCGTGATGAACACGGTGGGCAACATCTTCTCCGGGCAGGTCGTAGGTGAAACGGCCAAAACACTCTCGGAACGGTTCGGTAAGGTATTGCAGAAGCGGCAGAGCATGACGTTGAGCCGCAGCGACAAATCGACATCCATATCCACGCAGCTGGACAGCCTGATCCCGGCCTCGAAGATCTCGACGCTCACGCAGGGAATGTTCGTCGGGGCCGTGGCGGACAATTTCGACGAACGTATCGAGCAGAAGATTTTCCACTGCGAGATTGTCGTGGACAACGAAAAAGTGAAAGCGGAAACGGCCCGGTACAAGAAGATACCACAAATTACCGACTTCACGGATGAGAATGGGACGGATCACATGAAACAGGTCGTGCAGGAAAACTACGAACGTATCAAGGCAGAGGCCGGCCGCATCGTCGCCGAGGAGCTGGAACGTATCAAGAACGACCCGGTGCTTTGCAAGCTCCTGCCGGAACAGAACTAA
- the mobB gene encoding conjugal transfer protein MobB: MVANITTGKDVYGALAYNQEKVDRGDGKVLLTHIVREPVDGRFNVAATAEDLLRWMPSHYRTEKPVVHVSLNPAPEDRLDDGQLAEIAGAYMERMGWGGQPYIVFKHTDIGREHIHIVSVQVAQDGRKINDSRRNERSVAVTEELEREYGLHPAKGRKREKGQGIVPADYTRGDLKRQVAAVIKPAVATYRFQTLGEFRALLSLYNIGIEEVRGERNGTPYRGLLYTLLDENGDKAVAAPLKSSLFGKEVGYDGLERHMERSAERFGKDDTRRQIRGRVDKALRGEPTEEELRERLRGARVDLYIRRNENGRIVGVTFIDHETRTVVNGSRLGKAYSANAFELRFGGKRNPGENTRGLSPKQAPAGRDGQRKRNTSRRRKV; encoded by the coding sequence ATGGTAGCCAATATCACCACCGGAAAAGACGTGTACGGCGCGCTGGCGTACAACCAGGAGAAAGTCGATCGGGGCGACGGGAAGGTACTGCTGACCCACATCGTGAGGGAGCCGGTGGATGGGCGCTTCAACGTGGCCGCGACGGCAGAAGACCTCCTGCGCTGGATGCCCTCGCACTACCGGACGGAAAAACCCGTCGTGCACGTGTCGCTCAACCCGGCTCCCGAAGACCGCCTCGACGACGGGCAACTCGCGGAGATAGCCGGGGCCTACATGGAGCGCATGGGCTGGGGAGGACAACCTTATATCGTATTCAAGCATACCGACATCGGACGGGAGCATATCCATATCGTGTCGGTGCAGGTGGCCCAGGACGGGCGCAAGATAAACGACAGCAGGCGCAACGAACGCAGCGTGGCCGTTACCGAGGAACTGGAACGGGAGTACGGACTGCATCCCGCCAAAGGGAGAAAGCGGGAGAAAGGGCAAGGGATCGTCCCCGCCGATTACACGCGGGGCGACCTGAAACGCCAGGTGGCAGCGGTAATAAAACCGGCCGTGGCGACATACCGCTTCCAGACCCTCGGCGAGTTCCGGGCATTGCTGTCCCTATATAATATAGGTATAGAGGAAGTCCGGGGAGAGCGGAACGGAACCCCCTACCGGGGATTGCTCTACACGCTGCTGGACGAGAACGGGGACAAGGCAGTGGCCGCGCCGCTCAAATCCTCACTGTTCGGTAAAGAGGTCGGGTATGACGGGCTGGAACGGCACATGGAGCGCAGCGCCGAACGGTTCGGGAAGGACGACACGAGGAGGCAAATCCGTGGCCGGGTCGATAAAGCGCTTCGGGGAGAACCCACGGAGGAAGAACTGCGCGAACGCCTGCGGGGAGCCCGGGTGGATCTCTACATACGACGCAACGAAAACGGCCGCATCGTGGGTGTGACCTTCATTGACCACGAAACACGGACGGTCGTGAACGGATCACGGCTGGGAAAGGCATACTCGGCCAACGCCTTCGAGCTGCGCTTCGGCGGAAAACGGAATCCCGGGGAAAACACGAGGGGCTTGTCCCCGAAACAAGCGCCTGCCGGACGGGACGGGCAACGGAAGCGGAATACCTCACGACGGAGGAAAGTATAA
- the mobA gene encoding conjugal transfer protein MobA: MEKNRKPRGGKGGRPAKNDPAVYRFSVNFSAVEHARFLDLYEQSGLLSKAAFIKARVFNEAFRVVKTDRGTLEYVAKLTAFHAQFRAIGTNYNQVVKELHAHFSEKKTLALLYKLERATRELAAVGQQVVSLSEEFKQRW; encoded by the coding sequence ATGGAAAAGAACAGAAAGCCCCGAGGGGGCAAAGGGGGACGACCCGCGAAAAACGACCCGGCCGTTTACCGCTTTTCGGTAAACTTTTCAGCCGTGGAACATGCCCGTTTCCTCGACCTTTACGAGCAGTCCGGGCTATTGTCCAAAGCCGCTTTTATCAAAGCGAGAGTGTTCAACGAGGCGTTCCGGGTGGTAAAGACCGACCGGGGAACGCTCGAATACGTGGCGAAGCTGACCGCTTTCCACGCCCAATTCCGTGCCATAGGAACGAATTATAACCAGGTGGTGAAGGAGCTGCACGCGCATTTTTCCGAGAAGAAAACACTCGCGCTGCTCTATAAACTGGAGAGAGCGACACGTGAACTGGCGGCCGTCGGGCAGCAGGTCGTGTCGCTCTCCGAAGAGTTCAAACAACGATGGTAG
- a CDS encoding ParA family protein, which yields MKEKTKFVAFSTQKGGAGKTTLTVLAASYLHYVKGFNVAVIDCDYPQHSIVEMRERDLKLALEDEHYKRLAYEQFTRLQKKAYPVVESNTKEALADADYLLPQGDFDYVFFDLPGTINNEDLIHSLAGMDYLVAPISADRVVMESTLNYAVVVKEHIMGREKSRMKGLYMLWNMVDGREKTELYQVYEAVMKELDLPVLKTFLPDTKRFRREQNASRRSVFRSTLFPADRSLIRGSNLDKLVDELIELLK from the coding sequence ATGAAAGAGAAAACGAAATTCGTGGCCTTCTCCACCCAAAAAGGCGGAGCGGGCAAAACCACCCTCACGGTGCTGGCAGCCTCTTACCTGCACTATGTAAAGGGTTTCAATGTCGCGGTCATCGACTGCGATTATCCCCAACACTCCATCGTGGAGATGCGGGAACGTGACCTGAAGCTTGCCCTCGAAGACGAACATTACAAGAGGTTAGCTTACGAACAATTCACCCGGCTTCAAAAGAAAGCCTATCCTGTCGTGGAAAGCAACACGAAAGAGGCGTTGGCCGATGCCGACTACCTCCTGCCGCAAGGTGATTTCGATTATGTGTTCTTCGACCTTCCCGGTACGATCAATAACGAGGATCTGATTCATTCCCTGGCCGGAATGGATTATCTCGTCGCCCCGATCAGTGCCGACCGGGTTGTCATGGAAAGCACCCTGAATTACGCGGTTGTGGTAAAGGAGCATATCATGGGCCGCGAGAAGTCCCGGATGAAAGGGCTGTATATGCTATGGAACATGGTGGACGGACGTGAAAAGACAGAATTATATCAGGTTTACGAGGCGGTAATGAAAGAGCTGGATCTTCCTGTCCTGAAGACCTTCTTGCCTGACACCAAGCGTTTTCGTCGTGAGCAGAACGCCAGCCGTCGCTCTGTCTTCCGCTCCACGCTCTTCCCGGCAGACCGTTCTTTGATCCGGGGCAGCAACCTGGATAAACTCGTGGATGAATTGATCGAACTGTTAAAGTAG
- a CDS encoding DUF3408 domain-containing protein, which yields MSGKEHDDGLDASFIISQAKSRNRPLHPYTPEKEEEASALSEPSGEAASSSATKEEGRRRRGKGQDYERLFIRNAPSNTRSGKTVYIRKEFHERITRIVQVIGKNELSLYSYLDNVLEQHFATYQEEISELYKKRNSDIF from the coding sequence ATGAGCGGAAAAGAACATGACGACGGTTTGGACGCTTCCTTCATCATCAGCCAGGCCAAAAGTCGAAACCGGCCATTGCATCCTTACACGCCGGAAAAAGAGGAGGAGGCATCGGCTCTATCGGAACCGTCCGGCGAGGCCGCCTCCTCGTCGGCTACGAAAGAGGAGGGACGCCGCCGAAGAGGGAAAGGCCAGGATTACGAGCGTCTTTTTATCCGGAACGCCCCCTCCAATACCCGAAGCGGCAAAACGGTGTATATCCGCAAGGAGTTTCACGAGCGTATAACCCGGATAGTGCAGGTTATCGGTAAGAACGAACTCTCGCTGTATAGCTACCTGGACAATGTGCTGGAGCAGCATTTCGCGACCTATCAGGAGGAAATTTCGGAACTCTACAAGAAACGGAACTCCGATATTTTTTAG
- a CDS encoding DUF3408 domain-containing protein, with product MSDKAIILSVILAAVLCVAVPFIFRVCRYRRRMKTLIVPDGPSGEVAVGTVPTPEAEYLARYICLLRLPFAGNKHVKIRPSYHERIREITRVIGRGDVTITAYVDKVLKAHLDDNRETIERLFEEREAVASRQPKAEER from the coding sequence ATGTCAGACAAAGCAATTATTTTATCTGTTATCCTGGCGGCCGTCCTTTGCGTCGCCGTGCCCTTCATCTTCCGCGTGTGCCGCTACCGGCGCAGGATGAAAACCCTTATCGTCCCCGACGGCCCTTCGGGGGAGGTCGCCGTGGGGACTGTCCCCACCCCCGAGGCCGAGTACCTGGCCCGTTACATCTGCCTGCTGCGGCTGCCTTTCGCCGGTAACAAGCACGTGAAGATACGTCCGTCGTATCACGAGCGTATCCGCGAGATCACCCGTGTCATCGGTCGTGGCGACGTGACGATCACGGCCTACGTGGACAAGGTTCTCAAGGCGCACCTGGACGATAACCGGGAAACCATCGAGCGGCTTTTCGAGGAGCGTGAGGCCGTGGCCTCCCGGCAACCCAAAGCGGAGGAGCGATGA
- a CDS encoding DUF4134 domain-containing protein, producing MRKNKILLPAAFLFAAISSAFAQGNGIAGITEATNMVTSYFDPGTKLIYAIGAVVGLIGGIKVYNKFSSGDPDTSKTAASWFGACIFLIVAATILRSFFL from the coding sequence ATGAGAAAGAACAAGATTCTTCTTCCGGCGGCATTTCTCTTTGCCGCCATCTCCTCCGCTTTCGCGCAGGGCAACGGCATCGCCGGCATTACGGAGGCTACCAACATGGTAACCAGCTACTTCGATCCCGGAACGAAGCTCATCTACGCGATTGGGGCTGTGGTCGGCCTTATCGGGGGCATCAAGGTCTATAACAAGTTTTCGAGCGGCGACCCCGACACGTCGAAGACCGCCGCGAGCTGGTTCGGCGCGTGTATTTTCCTGATTGTCGCCGCGACGATCCTACGCTCTTTCTTCTTGTAG
- a CDS encoding DUF4133 domain-containing protein codes for MMEYGINKGIGKSVEFRGLKAQYLFIFAGGLLAVFVVFVILYMAGVDQWVCIAFGVAAASVLVWLTFRLNARYGEHGLMKLLAARRHPRYLLNRKSLRRLLKRKGGRV; via the coding sequence ATTATGGAATATGGAATCAACAAGGGAATCGGCAAGAGCGTGGAGTTCCGGGGCCTGAAGGCGCAGTACCTCTTCATCTTCGCGGGCGGCCTGCTGGCCGTCTTCGTGGTGTTCGTCATCCTCTACATGGCAGGGGTCGATCAGTGGGTATGTATCGCTTTCGGCGTTGCGGCGGCTTCGGTGCTGGTCTGGCTTACCTTCCGCCTGAACGCCCGTTACGGGGAACACGGGCTGATGAAGCTGCTCGCCGCGCGCCGGCATCCCCGCTACCTGCTCAACCGCAAGTCCCTGCGCCGGTTGCTGAAAAGAAAGGGGGGCCGCGTATGA